A single genomic interval of Vibrio maritimus harbors:
- a CDS encoding multidrug effflux MFS transporter, whose amino-acid sequence MKQTQPILGQKGTLFFLVIISAFPPLTIDLYLPALPTMVDIFDTTESMVNLTLSSYFVTYALGLLFWGPLSEKFGRKPILLTGIGGYMLASIACAMSNDIEHLIAARVLQAFAGSAITVVSTSVVKDLFDGRERERIMATIMSLVIIAPMVAPVLGAFLLQIASWRMMFVTLAVFGACASILAFCYKETLETRYTGSLVRSWTRLGVVIRNPRFVILLCIFSIAPMALMGFLAAGSYIYINGFGLTEQQFSYFFSFNAIVASFGPTIYMKLSRHIAVQNVISGCFAVLVAVGVMTLTFGDTSPWAFALLAAPATLMVIMMRVPATNLMLDQQDKDTGSAVALIQFFAMICGSIGMVLVSIRPESLIANLGMIQLCIGIVGGVLWLVVRNRTFVTDNLVKA is encoded by the coding sequence TTGAAACAAACCCAACCCATCCTCGGGCAAAAAGGCACGCTATTTTTTCTCGTCATTATTAGTGCATTCCCACCATTGACGATTGACCTCTATTTGCCAGCCTTGCCGACCATGGTGGACATCTTTGATACCACAGAATCCATGGTTAACCTGACGCTAAGCAGCTATTTCGTTACCTATGCGCTTGGTCTACTTTTCTGGGGACCGCTGAGTGAAAAGTTTGGGCGAAAACCCATATTACTGACCGGTATTGGCGGCTATATGCTAGCGAGCATTGCCTGTGCAATGTCCAATGATATCGAGCATCTTATTGCAGCTCGCGTCCTACAAGCATTTGCGGGTAGTGCCATTACCGTTGTCTCGACATCCGTAGTCAAAGACCTATTTGACGGACGCGAGCGTGAGCGGATTATGGCCACCATCATGTCACTGGTTATCATTGCACCTATGGTCGCTCCCGTACTCGGTGCATTCTTGCTGCAAATTGCCTCGTGGCGCATGATGTTCGTCACCCTTGCTGTCTTTGGTGCCTGCGCCTCGATCCTTGCATTTTGCTATAAAGAAACACTCGAGACTCGTTACACGGGCTCATTAGTCCGCTCCTGGACCCGCCTTGGTGTGGTGATTAGGAACCCGCGTTTTGTAATTCTATTGTGCATTTTCTCTATCGCACCAATGGCGCTCATGGGCTTTCTCGCGGCAGGCTCTTATATCTACATTAATGGCTTCGGTTTGACAGAGCAGCAGTTTAGCTACTTCTTCTCATTTAATGCCATTGTGGCGTCTTTTGGACCGACTATTTATATGAAGCTGTCTCGTCACATTGCTGTGCAGAACGTTATCTCTGGGTGCTTTGCAGTGTTGGTCGCGGTAGGTGTAATGACACTCACCTTTGGTGACACGTCGCCATGGGCATTCGCCTTGCTTGCTGCGCCTGCAACACTCATGGTGATCATGATGCGCGTACCAGCAACCAACTTAATGCTCGATCAACAAGACAAAGACACTGGCTCTGCGGTCGCCCTGATTCAGTTCTTCGCCATGATCTGCGGGTCTATCGGAATGGTTCTTGTCTCAATCCGACCAGAGTCGTTAATTGCCAACTTAGGAATGATTCAGCTGTGTATCGGTATTGTGGGAGGCGTGTTGTGGCTCGTAGTACGAAACCGCACGTTTGTGACTGATAATCTAGTGAAAGCTTAG
- a CDS encoding LacI family DNA-binding transcriptional regulator: protein MASIKDVSKLAGVSWMTVSRAINSPEKVKPDTLRRVNEAIKTLNYTPDHSAKKMRAKGVQGYQDTTIGVLALEVATTPFSVGINHSIEQTALAQGWNSLIFNTFDAAPSDETVDRILSHKPTGIVFATMGLREVVVPERLKELPLVLANCFTKDSSIPSYVPDDQLGQFHGIQHLLAKGYKKPLFIMLNQSLPAVTLRQQGIKQAVPDLEIYRWRYMNDPCDYHDTITIIDNALAENYDFDCIVCGNDRVALVAYMHLHRIGKAIPEDVAILGYDNMDEIADLFVPGLTTIELPHHELGRQAALHIIEKRNETGLIKLPCPLIEREST from the coding sequence ATGGCATCAATCAAAGACGTTTCAAAGCTAGCAGGTGTATCGTGGATGACGGTATCTCGTGCTATCAACTCTCCCGAGAAGGTCAAGCCCGATACCCTAAGACGTGTCAATGAGGCAATAAAGACTCTCAACTACACGCCTGATCACTCAGCCAAAAAAATGCGCGCGAAGGGAGTTCAAGGTTATCAAGACACAACCATAGGTGTACTAGCACTCGAAGTCGCCACGACACCATTCTCCGTCGGCATCAACCACTCTATTGAGCAAACTGCACTGGCACAAGGCTGGAACTCGCTGATTTTCAACACCTTTGACGCAGCCCCTAGCGATGAAACCGTGGACCGAATTCTATCTCACAAACCAACCGGAATTGTGTTTGCTACCATGGGTTTACGCGAAGTCGTGGTACCGGAACGCCTCAAAGAACTGCCACTGGTACTTGCCAACTGTTTTACAAAAGACTCAAGCATACCAAGTTATGTCCCCGACGATCAGTTAGGCCAATTCCATGGTATCCAACATCTACTTGCCAAGGGATATAAAAAGCCGCTGTTTATCATGCTCAACCAATCCCTACCCGCAGTGACATTACGTCAACAAGGAATTAAGCAAGCAGTACCCGATTTAGAGATCTATCGCTGGCGCTATATGAATGACCCGTGCGACTACCACGACACCATCACCATTATTGACAATGCATTAGCTGAAAATTACGACTTTGATTGCATTGTCTGTGGAAATGACCGCGTGGCTTTGGTGGCATATATGCACCTACACCGTATAGGAAAGGCGATACCAGAAGATGTCGCAATACTTGGCTATGACAACATGGACGAAATCGCTGATCTTTTCGTGCCAGGCTTAACCACCATAGAATTGCCCCACCACGAGTTAGGTCGCCAAGCTGCGCTGCACATCATTGAGAAACGAAATGAGACAGGTTTGATTAAGCTACCCTGTCCGTTAATTGAACGAGAATCCACATAA